From a region of the Corallococcus silvisoli genome:
- a CDS encoding flagellar hook-length control protein FliK: MATDSESPKPVAPAAGAAPELRLLDRRAFVGFPALEVQPGLRISDFALQIPDVSFPFNVSAGATRYQRKKLLFGFLELAVDADLVTRKVAELAGRLAGVEELRLHFRPGYLEGQGRLPAPERTPFTFKIAFDADGDRLAVYVYDVRLYGFSATPSVQLPGLLSEAVGALGLLPDVEVRGATGFSTRVLPALCERAALSRGYKVPTLDTARLSAAEVSSTGLRLRFAAGGLPPPAAPDEELMLALEGARAFADAEGLVAQGRLAEARQAYLQAGDAQDAHPFAAERLLALLVADPQAHDLALDVAATLSRRRDRSPAALWGEAVVRERRGEGARAAERYLALCALARRTSEEAAAFFAAEAAARSSRDTAPQVAVKALHELLGLKPDHLPSLKALARASDQARDRAGAVRAYRRLAALARDPLEAADAHVHLARLCAQTEDDIAGARLHCEAALRLSPDQPDALLLLGELCHRGGEHLRALKALDRLREVSMARHELDRVGQADLLAGRVWEEGLKQPENALLRYREAVSLLPGEPEPLFASARVAEGLGRLQEALSGYQQALELAGPAPRSEGVRHAAHESHHALARLSRTKLGDPARAREHLEAALALDPRDAVALDELLPYFRVTGRSQELAEALEKAAALKEEPKARAALWAEAGELYRGKLQQADKADKLLTLALEADGDHRPALESLLALAEARRDGAQLTRCLASLARLTSEPKERAQKYRRLAVAARDLAFDLDLAVHALQEVLRAEPDDLPALGELCALQRKRSDMAGLATALEDRARVAEAQGDKRLAAAALRELAGVLEARLGRVGDALVALEKAARLAPDAAVLLDLADLSLRCERPEHARRALESLLAMLPRTAAPEKLADVRARLGRACELLGDREGAIAAYAQAFPLRRLDDALATRLEALYTEAGETQALAELWATRAQALAGADRAEEAAPLFFQSARALLERGERSAALMRLASALEASPEGPLAAEVLEALAELELERGEKLEAARLYARRATLVPEARAGAKLLFRASLLAAGTSREEAFLADALERDATFAPARIRRGELRLATDARAALEDFEAVLALPPADVDAPREAERVALTRKAATAAVRANRTDAARRLLAEFCARTPEDLDARLELAALHRKAGAREALADLLVELWPRLSGDARRQARRELAELCLSLGRASAAADSLRSLLAEESQDAWAAQALLELLPPPGTGTTEEEAERLELLGTLVSAASGEARAELLARRAALHRSAGRMGPARDDCAQAAKLSRRPAPLLLMLAELAREASDAPAELDAWRRAVAADATLGARARERLLALATVLLEKDERESAGDALRAGIALEPPADARCDAFFALAELARRDGKPVDEAAALAEAARQGPIPRRVEALLLRAALLEGGGEREAAANDLEAALLLAPRHEEATLALQRVLRDLEDWARLAELLAAEAPHAAPAVAASLYSELAGLYLDRLGQSAPAEAALRQALRLTPADAAVRRRLVSLVAGRGELLEAAGLLEAAAEDADASEAAALLREGVAYARQAQELDRALALARRAHARVPAKGEDLATLADLLYLRGAVREALPLQEALVQAADFRAAPEEAEATSLRLGDLAEQAGEVKRAQAAYRHLLAERPLCERAVDRLAALLEREDPRGAFEVRVTHARALAPSEATVTRLVSLAERAREALADAAIAASLLSHAARMAKEPLPLRRRLVALYRETGRTSELLAELQPVAALSLQAGDVDAALAAYDEEARLAEVLGRADDALRSLANARDLLAEEDRLAEAAACERRRAELLRDVKLDLNAAEASLERAFEFAAELDIARMGAALAERRDDAAAEARWWERGLPRMTGTREGAAVLLRLARLNLGELADAPKAEGFLRQALRQDRGLADAERLLAELLERDGRLAELAAWYEECAEAETDVDRHAALLYRAAVLYRDRANKPEAAAAALIAARAAKPDDLDLTAQAAELLHQVRRPADAAEFDAILLEADPFREPVFTRHRAFLEETGERQSLAELMLRRAERQTPAEAAVSYLAAASAFRDGGARERAILCEDRAFELDPANAEAFHHVRERAAGDVRRLADLLGQRAEAVAPAEALPLLRERAQRLLDAGEALKAAEAFDDYLGRANGDVEALCARAELAAQGGGPAAAQPYDRRVLALGGDTLPVPVRVRTWLRLGHASLASGAFHDAADAFEAVVSLEPEGERGGEALSLLAEVHARTGNGPGLYRASLQLARRARDTATEEVLLRRAADLFEDPRESIDALVPLARLRPADAGVIDRAVEGLRALGRHGDLLDIYEAGAEAAGGARAAELLLAAASLAHESLSDADTAWSLTRRAAEADPGSPAALRALVDGLRARKELEGLLAALERLIPLTEDADDAAVLRLEFAGLAKDAGREEAARDALEAVVARGASGAGYADALETLEPLLGDAHARRAEVRVARAELASGEQRVSLLVAAARAFEKAGLLEDALKAAKAAVSTEPDLRAALLVAHLHRASGDAPRAARALLQAARLAAPEERPPLLLEAAGLWEKAGEMGEALEVIERIATDAPDMLSPAELAERFGRLGAFARALDVGFAPAMAAGEYTDALAMAAQAGDAPRERVALWALVAMPDADPAHAAALADGLREDAEWEGLLELAALSQDRDAAFAVSLRDEVLRARPATAIARLRALEELSPEPGLAARLMLLLPELGLEPESLAEAVLVRVRALPEPARLESLAFAADGWPARRAELLRERYALERKLEHLEAAERTLALIAQDTADAKARALLHLERGELLQGPLAQPAEAREAFEEALSDDADSLAAVRALLALVDEARESTVFLALADTLAKLAGPDAWTPYRERLSDAYEAQQRWADAAAQLEQLPDTDERLARRVRFAEARGLVGEALRLRERLTNEPAELEVILRGYLDAQLVGPAVRLAERLADGAQLTPALTRWVTERFSPTPDGAVLAVRFWPALLREKWPDVDGWTLYAEALRALGRAEAERTDGIGAALVGSDAPAPRAPVSRLDRPTQDFQHPEPEGLVPVTDQSLARVYVALKPVLTSLGAEHVRVAVDPRGGVEAYLTSRDALVLGAGALGCFGAVELGWLCALALALGDQGVELTRPGVALAWESAAVAAWRAMPASLAAGRVLAQLDAGSRGGDPGAVDVGAVLARSEAFRQLALASLDV; the protein is encoded by the coding sequence ATGGCCACCGATAGCGAGTCCCCCAAGCCCGTCGCGCCCGCCGCGGGCGCAGCCCCCGAGCTTCGCCTGTTGGATCGGCGCGCGTTCGTGGGCTTTCCGGCCTTGGAGGTCCAGCCCGGGCTGCGCATCTCCGACTTCGCGCTCCAGATTCCGGACGTCAGCTTCCCGTTCAACGTCAGCGCGGGGGCCACGCGCTACCAGCGCAAGAAGCTGCTCTTCGGCTTCCTGGAGCTGGCGGTCGACGCGGACCTCGTCACGCGCAAGGTGGCGGAGCTGGCCGGGCGGCTCGCGGGCGTGGAGGAGCTGCGGCTGCACTTCCGCCCCGGCTACCTGGAGGGCCAGGGCCGGCTGCCCGCGCCGGAGCGCACGCCGTTCACGTTCAAGATCGCCTTCGACGCGGACGGGGACCGGCTGGCCGTCTACGTCTACGACGTGCGCCTGTATGGCTTCTCCGCCACGCCGTCGGTGCAGCTGCCGGGGCTCCTGTCGGAGGCGGTGGGCGCGCTGGGCCTGTTGCCGGACGTGGAGGTGCGCGGCGCCACCGGCTTCTCCACGCGCGTGCTGCCCGCGCTGTGCGAGCGCGCCGCGCTGAGCCGTGGCTACAAGGTGCCCACGCTGGACACCGCGCGCCTGTCCGCGGCGGAGGTGTCCAGCACGGGCCTGCGCCTGCGCTTCGCCGCCGGGGGGCTGCCGCCGCCCGCCGCGCCGGACGAGGAGCTGATGCTGGCGCTGGAGGGTGCCCGGGCCTTCGCGGACGCGGAAGGGCTGGTCGCGCAGGGACGGCTGGCCGAGGCGCGGCAGGCCTACCTCCAGGCCGGGGACGCGCAGGACGCGCACCCCTTCGCCGCGGAGCGGCTGCTGGCGCTGCTGGTGGCGGATCCGCAGGCGCATGACCTGGCCCTGGACGTGGCGGCCACGCTGTCGCGCCGTCGCGACCGCAGCCCCGCGGCGCTGTGGGGCGAGGCCGTGGTGCGCGAGCGGCGAGGCGAGGGTGCCCGCGCGGCGGAGCGCTACCTGGCGCTGTGCGCGCTGGCCCGCCGCACGTCGGAGGAGGCCGCCGCGTTCTTCGCCGCCGAGGCCGCCGCGCGCTCCTCGCGCGACACCGCGCCGCAGGTGGCGGTGAAGGCGCTGCACGAGCTGCTGGGCCTCAAGCCGGACCACCTGCCGTCGCTGAAGGCCCTGGCGCGCGCGTCGGATCAGGCGCGGGATCGGGCGGGCGCGGTGCGGGCGTACCGTCGGCTCGCGGCCCTGGCGCGCGACCCGCTGGAGGCCGCGGACGCGCACGTGCACCTGGCGCGGTTGTGCGCGCAGACGGAGGACGACATCGCGGGGGCCCGGCTGCACTGCGAGGCCGCGCTGCGCCTGTCGCCGGACCAGCCGGACGCGCTGCTGCTGCTGGGCGAGCTGTGCCACCGCGGCGGCGAGCATCTGCGCGCGCTGAAGGCGCTGGACCGGCTGCGCGAAGTGTCCATGGCGCGCCACGAGCTGGACCGCGTGGGACAGGCGGACCTGCTCGCGGGCCGGGTGTGGGAAGAGGGCCTGAAGCAGCCGGAGAACGCGCTGCTGCGCTACCGCGAGGCGGTGTCGCTGCTGCCCGGCGAGCCCGAGCCGCTGTTCGCCTCCGCGCGCGTGGCGGAGGGGCTGGGCCGGTTGCAGGAGGCCCTGAGCGGCTACCAGCAGGCGCTGGAGCTGGCGGGGCCGGCGCCTCGCTCGGAGGGCGTCCGCCACGCCGCGCACGAGAGTCACCACGCGCTGGCGCGGCTGTCGCGCACGAAGCTGGGCGACCCGGCGCGCGCTCGCGAGCACCTGGAGGCCGCGCTCGCGTTGGATCCGCGCGACGCGGTGGCGCTGGACGAGCTGCTTCCGTACTTCCGCGTCACCGGCCGCTCGCAGGAGCTGGCCGAGGCGCTGGAGAAGGCCGCGGCCCTCAAGGAGGAGCCGAAGGCCCGCGCGGCGCTGTGGGCCGAGGCGGGCGAGCTGTACCGCGGCAAGCTCCAGCAGGCGGACAAGGCCGACAAGCTGCTCACGCTGGCGCTGGAGGCGGATGGCGACCACCGCCCCGCGCTGGAGTCGCTGCTCGCGCTGGCCGAGGCCCGCCGCGACGGCGCGCAGCTCACGCGGTGCCTCGCGTCGCTGGCGCGGCTGACGTCGGAGCCCAAGGAGCGCGCGCAGAAGTACCGCCGCCTCGCGGTGGCCGCGCGCGACCTCGCCTTCGACCTGGACCTGGCCGTGCACGCGCTCCAGGAGGTGCTGCGCGCGGAGCCGGACGACCTGCCCGCGCTGGGGGAGCTGTGCGCGTTGCAGCGCAAGCGCTCGGACATGGCGGGGCTCGCGACCGCGCTGGAGGACCGCGCGCGCGTAGCCGAGGCGCAGGGCGACAAGCGGCTGGCGGCGGCGGCGCTGCGAGAGCTGGCGGGCGTGCTGGAGGCCCGGCTGGGGCGGGTGGGCGACGCGCTGGTGGCGCTGGAGAAGGCGGCGCGGCTCGCTCCCGACGCGGCGGTGCTGCTGGACCTCGCGGACCTGAGCCTGCGCTGCGAGCGGCCCGAACACGCGCGGCGCGCGCTGGAGTCGCTGCTGGCGATGCTGCCGCGCACCGCGGCGCCGGAGAAGCTGGCGGACGTGCGCGCGCGGCTGGGCCGGGCGTGCGAGCTGTTGGGAGACCGCGAGGGCGCCATCGCCGCCTATGCGCAGGCCTTCCCGCTGCGCCGGCTGGATGACGCGCTGGCCACGCGGCTGGAGGCCCTCTACACGGAGGCCGGTGAGACGCAGGCGCTGGCGGAGCTGTGGGCCACGCGCGCGCAGGCCCTGGCGGGCGCGGACCGGGCGGAGGAAGCCGCGCCGCTGTTCTTCCAGAGCGCGCGCGCGCTGCTGGAGCGCGGGGAGCGGTCCGCCGCCCTGATGCGGCTGGCCTCCGCGCTGGAGGCCAGCCCCGAGGGTCCGCTCGCCGCGGAGGTGCTGGAGGCGCTGGCCGAGCTGGAGCTGGAGCGCGGCGAGAAGCTGGAGGCGGCGCGGCTGTACGCGCGGCGGGCCACGCTGGTGCCGGAGGCGCGCGCCGGCGCGAAGCTGCTCTTCCGCGCGTCGCTGCTGGCCGCGGGCACGAGCCGCGAGGAGGCCTTCCTCGCGGACGCGCTGGAGCGCGACGCGACGTTCGCGCCCGCGCGCATCCGCCGGGGTGAGCTGCGGCTGGCCACGGATGCCCGCGCCGCCCTGGAGGACTTCGAGGCGGTGCTGGCCCTGCCGCCCGCGGACGTGGACGCGCCTCGCGAGGCGGAGCGCGTGGCCCTCACGCGCAAGGCCGCCACCGCCGCCGTGCGCGCGAACCGCACGGACGCGGCCCGGCGCCTGCTCGCGGAGTTCTGCGCGCGCACGCCGGAGGACCTGGACGCGCGGCTGGAGCTGGCCGCGCTGCACCGCAAGGCCGGCGCGCGCGAGGCCCTGGCGGACCTGCTGGTGGAGCTGTGGCCGCGCCTGTCGGGCGACGCCCGCCGTCAGGCCCGCCGCGAGCTGGCGGAGCTGTGCCTGTCCCTGGGCCGCGCGAGCGCGGCGGCGGATTCGCTGCGCAGCCTGTTGGCGGAGGAGTCGCAGGACGCCTGGGCGGCGCAGGCGCTGCTGGAGCTGCTGCCCCCGCCCGGCACGGGCACGACGGAGGAGGAGGCCGAGCGGCTGGAGCTGCTGGGCACGCTGGTGTCCGCCGCGTCGGGCGAGGCTCGCGCCGAGCTGCTCGCGCGCCGGGCCGCGCTGCACCGGAGCGCCGGCCGCATGGGGCCCGCGCGGGACGACTGCGCCCAGGCCGCGAAGCTGTCGCGCCGGCCCGCGCCGCTGCTGCTGATGCTGGCGGAGCTGGCGCGCGAGGCGTCGGATGCCCCCGCGGAGCTGGATGCGTGGCGCCGCGCGGTGGCCGCGGATGCCACCCTGGGCGCCCGCGCCCGCGAGCGGCTGTTGGCCCTGGCCACCGTGCTGCTGGAGAAGGACGAGCGCGAGTCCGCCGGGGACGCGCTGCGCGCTGGTATCGCGCTGGAGCCGCCCGCCGACGCGCGGTGCGACGCCTTCTTCGCGCTCGCCGAGCTGGCCCGCCGCGATGGCAAGCCCGTGGACGAAGCCGCCGCGCTCGCGGAGGCCGCGCGCCAGGGCCCCATCCCCCGCCGCGTGGAGGCGCTCCTCCTGCGCGCCGCGCTGCTGGAAGGCGGGGGCGAGCGCGAGGCCGCCGCGAACGACCTGGAGGCCGCGCTCCTGCTGGCGCCGCGCCACGAGGAGGCCACGCTCGCGTTGCAGCGCGTGCTGCGCGACCTGGAGGACTGGGCCCGGCTCGCGGAGTTGCTCGCCGCCGAAGCACCCCATGCCGCGCCCGCCGTCGCGGCGTCGCTGTACTCGGAGCTCGCGGGGCTCTACCTGGACCGGCTGGGCCAGAGCGCGCCCGCGGAGGCCGCGCTGCGACAGGCGCTGCGGCTGACCCCGGCTGACGCGGCGGTGCGCCGCCGGCTGGTGTCGCTGGTGGCCGGCCGCGGGGAGCTGCTGGAGGCCGCGGGGCTGCTGGAGGCCGCGGCGGAAGACGCGGACGCCTCCGAGGCCGCGGCGCTGCTGCGCGAAGGCGTCGCGTACGCCCGGCAGGCCCAGGAGCTGGATCGCGCGCTGGCCCTGGCCCGTCGCGCCCATGCGCGGGTGCCCGCGAAGGGCGAGGACCTGGCCACGCTGGCGGACCTGCTCTACCTGCGCGGCGCGGTGCGCGAAGCCCTGCCGCTGCAGGAGGCCCTGGTCCAGGCGGCGGACTTCCGCGCGGCCCCGGAGGAGGCGGAGGCCACGTCGCTGCGCCTGGGCGACCTGGCGGAGCAGGCCGGCGAGGTGAAGCGCGCGCAGGCCGCGTACCGGCACCTGCTTGCGGAGCGTCCGCTGTGCGAGCGCGCGGTGGACCGGCTCGCCGCGCTGCTGGAGCGCGAGGACCCGCGCGGCGCCTTCGAGGTGCGCGTCACCCACGCGCGCGCGCTGGCGCCGTCCGAGGCCACCGTGACGCGGCTGGTGTCGCTGGCGGAGCGGGCGCGCGAGGCGCTGGCGGACGCGGCCATCGCGGCGTCGCTGCTGTCGCACGCGGCGAGGATGGCGAAGGAGCCCCTGCCGCTGCGCCGCCGGCTCGTCGCGCTCTACCGCGAGACGGGCCGCACGTCGGAGCTGCTGGCAGAGCTCCAGCCGGTGGCCGCGCTCAGCCTCCAGGCGGGGGACGTGGACGCGGCGCTCGCGGCCTACGACGAGGAGGCCCGGCTCGCGGAGGTGCTGGGCCGCGCGGACGACGCGCTGCGCTCGCTGGCGAACGCCCGCGACCTCCTGGCGGAAGAGGACCGGCTCGCGGAGGCCGCCGCGTGCGAGCGCCGTCGCGCGGAGCTGCTGCGCGACGTGAAGCTGGACCTGAACGCGGCGGAGGCCTCGCTGGAGCGCGCCTTCGAGTTCGCCGCGGAGCTGGACATCGCCCGCATGGGCGCGGCCCTGGCCGAGCGCCGCGACGACGCCGCCGCCGAGGCGCGCTGGTGGGAGCGCGGGCTGCCCCGGATGACGGGCACGCGGGAGGGCGCGGCGGTGCTGCTGCGGCTCGCGCGCCTGAACCTGGGCGAGCTGGCGGACGCGCCGAAGGCCGAGGGCTTCCTGCGTCAGGCGCTGCGCCAGGACCGCGGGCTCGCGGACGCCGAGCGCCTGCTGGCGGAGCTGCTGGAGCGCGACGGGCGGCTGGCGGAGCTGGCCGCCTGGTACGAGGAGTGCGCGGAAGCGGAGACGGACGTCGACCGTCACGCGGCGCTGCTGTACCGGGCCGCGGTCCTCTACCGCGACCGCGCGAACAAGCCGGAGGCCGCCGCCGCCGCGCTCATCGCCGCGCGCGCCGCGAAGCCGGACGACCTGGACCTGACCGCGCAGGCGGCGGAGCTGCTCCATCAGGTGCGCCGCCCCGCGGACGCCGCGGAGTTCGACGCCATCCTCCTGGAGGCGGATCCCTTCCGGGAGCCCGTCTTCACGCGCCACCGCGCCTTCCTGGAGGAGACCGGCGAGCGCCAGTCCCTGGCCGAGCTGATGCTCCGCCGCGCCGAGCGCCAGACGCCCGCCGAGGCCGCCGTGAGCTACCTCGCCGCCGCGAGCGCCTTCCGCGATGGCGGTGCCCGCGAGCGCGCCATCCTGTGCGAGGACCGCGCGTTCGAGCTGGACCCCGCGAACGCGGAGGCCTTCCACCACGTGCGCGAGCGCGCGGCCGGAGACGTGCGCCGGCTGGCGGACCTGCTGGGCCAGCGCGCGGAGGCCGTGGCCCCCGCGGAAGCGCTGCCCTTGCTGCGGGAGCGGGCCCAGCGCCTGCTGGACGCCGGCGAGGCCCTGAAGGCCGCGGAGGCCTTCGACGACTACCTGGGCCGCGCGAACGGGGACGTGGAGGCGCTCTGCGCCCGCGCCGAGCTCGCCGCCCAGGGCGGAGGCCCCGCGGCCGCGCAGCCCTACGACCGCCGGGTGCTGGCGCTGGGCGGAGACACGCTGCCGGTCCCGGTGCGCGTGCGCACGTGGCTGCGCCTGGGCCACGCGTCGCTCGCGTCGGGGGCGTTCCACGACGCGGCGGACGCCTTCGAGGCGGTGGTGTCGCTGGAGCCGGAGGGCGAGCGCGGCGGTGAGGCGCTGTCGCTGCTCGCGGAGGTCCATGCGCGCACGGGCAATGGCCCGGGCCTGTACCGGGCCTCGCTGCAGCTCGCACGGCGCGCGCGGGACACGGCGACGGAGGAGGTGCTGCTGCGCCGCGCGGCCGACCTCTTCGAGGACCCGCGAGAATCCATCGACGCGCTGGTGCCCCTGGCGCGGCTGCGTCCCGCGGACGCGGGCGTCATCGACCGGGCGGTGGAGGGCCTGCGCGCCCTGGGCCGCCACGGGGACCTGCTGGACATCTACGAAGCAGGCGCGGAGGCCGCGGGCGGTGCGCGCGCCGCCGAGCTGCTGCTCGCCGCCGCGTCCCTGGCCCACGAGTCGCTGTCGGACGCGGACACGGCGTGGTCCCTCACGCGGCGCGCGGCGGAGGCGGATCCAGGCAGCCCGGCGGCCCTGCGCGCGCTGGTGGACGGCCTGCGCGCTCGCAAGGAGCTGGAAGGGCTGCTCGCCGCGCTGGAGCGGCTGATCCCCCTCACGGAGGACGCGGACGACGCGGCCGTGCTGCGGCTGGAGTTCGCGGGGCTGGCGAAGGACGCGGGCCGCGAGGAGGCCGCCCGCGACGCACTGGAGGCCGTGGTGGCGCGAGGCGCTTCCGGCGCGGGTTACGCCGACGCGCTGGAGACGCTGGAGCCGCTGCTGGGGGATGCGCACGCGCGCCGCGCGGAGGTGCGCGTGGCCCGCGCGGAGCTCGCGTCCGGCGAACAGCGGGTGTCGCTGCTGGTGGCCGCCGCGCGCGCCTTCGAGAAGGCCGGCCTGCTGGAGGATGCGCTCAAGGCCGCGAAGGCCGCCGTCTCCACCGAGCCGGACCTGCGCGCCGCGCTGCTGGTCGCGCACCTGCACCGCGCCTCGGGAGACGCGCCCCGCGCGGCCCGCGCGCTGTTGCAGGCGGCGCGGCTCGCCGCCCCGGAGGAGCGTCCGCCGCTGCTGCTGGAGGCCGCGGGCCTCTGGGAGAAGGCGGGCGAGATGGGCGAGGCGCTGGAGGTCATCGAGCGCATCGCCACCGACGCGCCGGACATGCTCTCCCCGGCGGAGCTGGCCGAGCGCTTCGGCCGCCTGGGCGCCTTCGCGCGCGCCCTGGACGTGGGCTTCGCGCCCGCCATGGCCGCGGGGGAGTACACCGACGCGCTGGCCATGGCCGCGCAGGCGGGGGACGCCCCCCGTGAGCGCGTGGCCCTCTGGGCCCTGGTCGCGATGCCGGACGCGGATCCGGCGCACGCGGCCGCGCTGGCGGACGGCCTGCGCGAGGACGCGGAATGGGAAGGCCTGCTGGAGCTGGCGGCCCTGTCCCAGGACCGCGACGCGGCCTTCGCCGTGTCCCTGCGCGACGAGGTGCTGCGCGCCCGCCCGGCCACGGCCATCGCGCGCCTCCGCGCCCTGGAAGAGCTGAGCCCGGAGCCCGGCCTCGCCGCGCGCCTGATGCTGCTGCTGCCGGAGCTGGGGCTGGAGCCCGAGTCGCTGGCCGAGGCGGTGCTCGTCCGCGTGCGCGCGCTGCCGGAGCCCGCGCGCCTGGAGTCGCTGGCCTTCGCGGCGGACGGCTGGCCCGCGCGCCGCGCGGAGCTGCTGCGCGAGCGGTACGCCCTGGAGCGCAAGCTGGAGCACCTGGAGGCCGCGGAGCGCACGCTGGCGCTCATCGCGCAGGACACGGCGGACGCGAAGGCGCGCGCGCTGCTGCACCTGGAGCGCGGGGAGCTCCTCCAGGGCCCCCTGGCGCAGCCCGCCGAGGCGCGCGAGGCCTTCGAGGAAGCCCTCTCCGATGACGCGGACAGCCTCGCCGCCGTGCGCGCCCTGCTCGCGCTGGTGGACGAGGCGCGCGAGTCCACGGTGTTCCTCGCGCTGGCGGACACCCTGGCGAAGCTCGCGGGGCCCGACGCGTGGACGCCGTACCGCGAGCGGCTGTCGGACGCCTACGAAGCCCAGCAGCGCTGGGCCGACGCCGCCGCGCAGCTGGAGCAGCTCCCGGACACGGACGAGCGGCTCGCCCGCCGCGTGCGCTTCGCCGAGGCGCGGGGCTTGGTGGGCGAAGCGCTGCGGCTGCGCGAGCGCCTCACGAATGAACCCGCGGAGCTGGAAGTCATCCTGCGCGGCTACCTGGACGCGCAGCTGGTGGGCCCCGCGGTGCGCCTGGCCGAACGGCTCGCGGACGGAGCCCAGCTCACGCCCGCGCTGACGCGGTGGGTGACCGAGCGCTTCTCTCCGACCCCGGACGGCGCCGTGCTCGCGGTGCGCTTCTGGCCCGCGCTCCTGCGCGAGAAGTGGCCGGACGTGGATGGCTGGACGCTGTACGCGGAAGCGCTGCGCGCCCTGGGCCGCGCGGAGGCCGAGCGCACGGACGGCATCGGCGCCGCGCTGGTGGGGAGCGACGCCCCCGCGCCGCGCGCGCCGGTGTCCCGGCTGGACCGTCCCACGCAGGACTTCCAGCACCCGGAGCCGGAGGGCCTGGTGCCGGTGACGGACCAGAGCCTGGCGCGGGTGTACGTCGCGCTGAAGCCGGTGCTCACGTCGCTGGGCGCGGAGCACGTGCGCGTGGCCGTGGATCCGCGGGGCGGCGTGGAGGCGTACCTCACGTCGCGGGACGCGCTGGTGCTGGGCGCGGGCGCGCTGGGCTGCTTCGGCGCGGTGGAGCTGGGCTGGCTGTGCGCGCTGGCGCTGGCGCTGGGCGACCAGGGCGTGGAGCTCACCCGCCCCGGCGTGGCGCTGGCATGGGAGTCCGCGGCGGTGGCGGCCTGGCGCGCGATGCCGGCGTCGCTGGCGGCGGGGCGCGTGCTGGCGCAGCTGGACGCGGGCTCGCGCGGCGGGGACCCGGGAGCGGTGGATGTGGGCGCGGTGCTGGCCCGCAGCGAGGCCTTCCGCCAACTGGCCCTGGCGTCGCTGGACGTCTAA